The sequence ATATCTTTGTCGAGGCACTGGAAAAAGTTTTCAATAGGAATAATAAGTGTTCTGCTTGTGTAGTGGGAGAAGGGCCAATGGAAGACCGGCTACGTGATAAAGCGAAAAGACTGGGCATATTTGATAGGATTAAGTTTGCTGGTTATGTTGAGAATATGCCCAAGACGATGCGTGAGGCGGATTTATTTTGTCGTCCATCGCTCTCTGAAGGTATGCCGTTGACACTACTTGAAGCAATGTCTTGTGGATTACCACCAGTGGTTTCAGCGGTTGCTGGCGTGCCTGAGGTTGTTACTGACGGCTATTCGGGCATTTTGATTGATCAACCTACTCCAGATTCAGTTGCAGAGGGTTTAATCAAACTACTTAATGACCCTGCACTTGCAAATCGCATTAGTCAAAACGCGCGAAATCATATGGTAGAGAACTACGGCTGGGAGAGGCGTGCACAGGAAGTTCGTAGTGTATATGAATCCTGTCTCTCGGAGGTAAAATAATGGCTAGTGGCCACCGTTTGTTAATCCGCTCACATTGGTCCCTACATAACCAACCAACAGGTGGTGCTGACCTACTTATGCATAATATTGCAACTGCACTCACTAATAGTGGCTGGGATGTTGATATTTTGTGCCCCCAACCGAATGATTCAGAGATTCGAAATAATATGGGACAAAGTGACATAAATTATCATAATTTCAAGTACAGTGAACCGCAGAGCCCAGTAAGGAAGATGGTGAACTCTGTCCGGGGCTGGAAAACATACCGGAATGTTGTCTATAATAATAATTATGACATAATACTGGATGACATCTCTCATATTCCGTTTTACCCACTTCATTTTGATCACCCGGGTACCGCAGTTGATGCAACATTTATGCACACTGCATTTTTCGATTCTGCTTGGGAATTTGACACTAAAATCGGTGGAACAGTGATAAATCTTATTGATAGATCTTTGTCTTATTTAGACTCTCATATAATCTGTGCTGGGCCAAGCACAGCGAACCGAATGGAGGAGATAGGTGATTGTACTAACACTTATGTACTCAGGCCATGTATTGATTTAGAAAAATTCGAATATGAATTCGATCCAGATTCAAAAAACATCCTCTTCCTTGGCCGACTTACCCAGCGTAAAAATGCGGGCTGCCTTCTCCGAGCTTGGAAACACATCGAAGATACGTATGATGAATATACTCTCACTATTGCTGGGACGGGGAACAGGGACCGTCAATTGAAACAGCTTGCGGATAATCTAGGGCTTAAGAATGTTACCTTTACCGGATTTGTAACCGAAGAAAGGAAGTTAGAGTTATTCCGTAACGCGTTTGTATTCGTTCTCCCGTCACTTATCGAAGGTTACGTGACAACCGGCATTGAAGCGCTTGCTTCAGGTACGCCTGTTGTTGGATCTGATACGCACGGAATCAATGACTATATCATAGATGGAAAAAACGGGCTCCTATTTGAAACAAATAAGCCGATGCAACTTGCGGGCACTCTTCGTTATGCAATTGAAAACCGAGGAGAGTTACAATCTATGGCGCGTACCGGTCGAAGGTTGGCTGAGTCACACTCATTTGACTCTTTCCAAAGCCAATCTGACCTATTATTTTCAAGTATTACGAACGAGCGTACGTAGGCTATTGCAGGTAACCAAGGTCCTCCAATCGCTGCTGCGTTGACTTACCCATTGATACCTCACCAGATACATTCCTTTTGTTTATTGAATCAAGCCAATGGTCAAGTTGTTGTTCTAGCTGTTCGCACATTTCCGGATATTCATTGGATACATTTTGTGATTCCCCGGGATCACTTTTAATATTGTACAATTCAGTCTCTCCATCGGATCCACGAATATATTTGAACTCATTATTACGAATACATCGAATAGACCGATCGAATCGGTCCATAATGCCGTGTGGGTCACCAACACGCTCTTCTATGGCATCTCGAGATGGTTGTGGTGCAGCATACTCTCCTATAACGAACTTACGGCCGAAATCTGAATTGTGTAGCGAATAGCCCTGAATCTGATCCCGAAAATTATGTGCCCCGATATCAACCTCATCTAATATTGTTGGAGCAATATCAACTAATTGGATTAATTCATCGGACTTCACACTATCCCCAAATTGTTCTTTGTTTGTTACCAGAGGAACGTTCATAAGAGTATCATATAGACAATACTGATGATCCATCAAATTATGTTCACCTATATTCTCTCCGTGATCTCCAAGTAAAATAAAGACTGTTTCATCCCACTCGTCATTTTCTTTTAATATCGCAATTAAATCTCCGATCTTAGAGTCAAGATATGCAGTTTCGGCAGCGTACAATGATTTTAGAATTTTGAAATCTTTTTTCGAGTGATCTACTTGTTCCGTTACATATTCCCAGGCATTCTGATTGACATTCATCGCTTGCTGATACGAAACGGTTTCTGGAAGGAACTTTTTTGCATATTCCTTTGGCGGTCGGTACTCTAGGTGCGGCTCCAAATAGTTAATAAATAAAAAGAATGGCTTGGAGTCTTCTCGAGAACCTAACCAACTGTTAATACGCCTATTAGTGCGGTGTGCACCGTTGTCCAGCTCTCTATCCATATAGTATCTAGCGAATACTGCATTTATAAAATTTTTAAACGGGTTCCCTCGAAAAATGTTTTTCGCGATCGAAATAATCTGTTCGCGGCCGTTTGTAGTAAGACCGATGCCGCCGAGATCAGTACCTGACTGTAGCAACTCCCATCCTTTAATGAACTTCTCGAATCCACTTTCAAACCCAAAGGAAGGACCTACCCAAACGTTGTTGGATACACCAACGGTTTCGTAGCCTGACCCAGCAAGGACCTCTTGTAACATCGTATGTTCACTATCGAGTAACTTGTGACCGGCGTGTGCACAATGCGTTGACGGATACGTCCCAGTCAGCAGCGATGCGTGGGAGGGCAATGTCCACGGTGCAGTACTGTACACGCTAGAGAATGACGAACCTTCCTCTGCTATTTCTGAAATATTAGGAGTGACGGGTTTTTCTGCATACTGGGTATCAACGAAGTCCGCACGGGCAGTATCCATCACCACGAGTACTACGTTGGATTTCTCCTCCATCATATGGTGTGAGTGAGCACTTACTATTTAAATACACTGCTAAATTGGCGTGGTTGAGTGAACCGTCCAAGTGTATTATCTTCTGTGTAGGTTATTTAGAGTAGTTGTGTACCCATTCGTCTTTAGTTAAGCTTGATAGTAATATACACAGATAGAAATATGCCGCATAGTATTGAAGCGTACTAATCAAACGAGCCAGACATTGTATCTACTGAAATTAAGCAATAAACTGACCCTATAAACACGAATTTCTCGCCATAGCGGGAGTAAATCGGCAGAATTCGAACAGAAACTGGGCCAGAACAGTATTACTGAGGGTATTAACTAAAGACGGATGGTTGTGTACCTATATATCCATTATTTGCTTGACTGCTCTTGCACGCATCCTCTCTGATGCAAGGACAACTACAAAATACACTGTCACTCCAACCGAAACAACAGTAGCTAGCTTGAATAGACTATTGGGAAC comes from Halobellus ruber and encodes:
- a CDS encoding glycosyltransferase family 4 protein; the encoded protein is MASGHRLLIRSHWSLHNQPTGGADLLMHNIATALTNSGWDVDILCPQPNDSEIRNNMGQSDINYHNFKYSEPQSPVRKMVNSVRGWKTYRNVVYNNNYDIILDDISHIPFYPLHFDHPGTAVDATFMHTAFFDSAWEFDTKIGGTVINLIDRSLSYLDSHIICAGPSTANRMEEIGDCTNTYVLRPCIDLEKFEYEFDPDSKNILFLGRLTQRKNAGCLLRAWKHIEDTYDEYTLTIAGTGNRDRQLKQLADNLGLKNVTFTGFVTEERKLELFRNAFVFVLPSLIEGYVTTGIEALASGTPVVGSDTHGINDYIIDGKNGLLFETNKPMQLAGTLRYAIENRGELQSMARTGRRLAESHSFDSFQSQSDLLFSSITNERT
- a CDS encoding sulfatase — translated: MMEEKSNVVLVVMDTARADFVDTQYAEKPVTPNISEIAEEGSSFSSVYSTAPWTLPSHASLLTGTYPSTHCAHAGHKLLDSEHTMLQEVLAGSGYETVGVSNNVWVGPSFGFESGFEKFIKGWELLQSGTDLGGIGLTTNGREQIISIAKNIFRGNPFKNFINAVFARYYMDRELDNGAHRTNRRINSWLGSREDSKPFFLFINYLEPHLEYRPPKEYAKKFLPETVSYQQAMNVNQNAWEYVTEQVDHSKKDFKILKSLYAAETAYLDSKIGDLIAILKENDEWDETVFILLGDHGENIGEHNLMDHQYCLYDTLMNVPLVTNKEQFGDSVKSDELIQLVDIAPTILDEVDIGAHNFRDQIQGYSLHNSDFGRKFVIGEYAAPQPSRDAIEERVGDPHGIMDRFDRSIRCIRNNEFKYIRGSDGETELYNIKSDPGESQNVSNEYPEMCEQLEQQLDHWLDSINKRNVSGEVSMGKSTQQRLEDLGYLQ